A single region of the Cucurbita pepo subsp. pepo cultivar mu-cu-16 unplaced genomic scaffold, ASM280686v2 Cp4.1_scaffold001469, whole genome shotgun sequence genome encodes:
- the LOC111786338 gene encoding S-norcoclaurine synthase 1-like: MLGQLSHEAAIQAPATVVWQLYGGLELARLIENRLPNLIKKIEVVEGDGGEGTVLNIIFPPGLGGAPGYKEKFTKIDNENRIKETEVVEGGFLDIGFTLYRVRLKIVENGDDSCIVESTIEYDIKEEDAANASLVTIQPLIDIAQAANDHLLHNKQHKNV, translated from the exons GTCGTATGGCAGCTCTACGGAGGCCTCGAACTCGCACGATTGATTGAAAACCGCCTCCCGAACCTTATCAAGAAAATAGAGGTGGTTGAAGGTGATGGAGGAGAAGGAACTGttcttaatatcattttccCACCAG GTTTAGGTGGTGCCCCAGGTTATAAGGAGAAATTCACAAAAATAGATAATGAGAATCGTATAAAAGAGACCGAAGTGGTGGAAGGAGGATTCTTGGATATCGGGTTTACTCTCTATAGGGTTCGCTTGAAGATCGTTGAAAATGGTGATGATAGTTGCATTGTTGAATCCACCATTGAATATGATATCaaggaagaagatgctgcAAATGCCTCACTTGTTACCATACAGCCTCTCATAGACATTGCTCAAGCAGCAAATGACCATCTACTTCACAACAAACAacataaaaatgtttaa